The proteins below are encoded in one region of Limnochorda pilosa:
- a CDS encoding FAD-binding oxidoreductase has product MARLGRELGEIVGPSWVMTEPHELFAYAYDATGEKAMPDVVCFPGTAQEAAGVVAAAHRLGVPLLARGAGTNLSGGTIPVAGGLVLAMNRMNRILEIDVEGRTATVEPGCPNLALQEALRPLGFFCAPDPSSHRVSTLGGNASENAGGPHCAKYGVTTHHVLALEVVLPDGRRARLGSPAADAPGLDLVGLWVGSEGTLGVITGLTVRILPLPDAVQTMLAVFDDLEAALQTVSDIIAARVVPATLELLDRGTIETVEAFAHAGYPLDAGAVLLIEVDGTEPAVAHAREAVARICREAGARELRIARDEAERDALWLGRRAAYGAAARLSSHLWTQDITVPRPRLAEMMRAVRRIGENYRIPMIAVAHAGDGNLHPLVPYNPKDADQMRRMKAADREILETCVRLGGSITGEHGVGLDKIGNLELMFAEEDLGLMRHVKAVFDPEGRMNPGKAIPAARGAV; this is encoded by the coding sequence GTGGCGCGGCTGGGCAGGGAGCTGGGGGAGATCGTCGGCCCATCCTGGGTGATGACCGAGCCCCACGAGCTCTTCGCCTACGCCTACGACGCCACGGGCGAGAAGGCCATGCCCGACGTGGTCTGCTTCCCCGGCACGGCCCAGGAGGCCGCAGGCGTGGTGGCAGCGGCCCACCGCCTGGGGGTCCCCCTCCTGGCCCGGGGCGCGGGAACGAACCTCAGCGGGGGAACCATCCCCGTGGCCGGCGGACTGGTGCTGGCCATGAACCGCATGAACCGGATCCTTGAGATCGACGTGGAGGGCCGCACGGCCACGGTGGAGCCCGGCTGCCCCAACCTGGCCCTGCAGGAGGCGCTCCGGCCGCTAGGCTTCTTCTGCGCCCCGGACCCGTCCAGCCACCGGGTCTCCACCCTGGGAGGAAATGCCTCGGAGAACGCGGGCGGCCCCCACTGCGCCAAGTACGGGGTCACCACCCACCACGTGCTGGCGCTGGAGGTGGTGCTTCCCGACGGCCGCCGGGCCCGGCTGGGCAGCCCCGCCGCGGACGCGCCCGGCCTGGACCTGGTGGGGCTCTGGGTGGGTTCCGAGGGCACCCTGGGGGTGATCACCGGTCTGACGGTCCGCATCCTCCCCCTGCCCGACGCGGTCCAGACGATGCTTGCCGTCTTCGACGACCTAGAGGCGGCGCTTCAGACCGTCTCGGACATCATCGCCGCCCGGGTGGTACCCGCCACCCTGGAGCTCCTGGACCGGGGCACCATCGAGACGGTGGAGGCCTTCGCCCACGCGGGCTACCCTCTGGACGCCGGGGCGGTGCTCCTCATCGAGGTGGACGGCACAGAGCCGGCCGTCGCCCATGCCCGGGAGGCGGTGGCCCGGATCTGCCGGGAGGCGGGTGCCCGGGAGCTCCGCATCGCCCGGGACGAGGCCGAGCGCGATGCCCTCTGGCTGGGCCGGCGGGCGGCGTACGGCGCCGCAGCACGGCTCTCCTCTCACCTTTGGACCCAGGATATTACCGTCCCCCGCCCACGCCTGGCGGAGATGATGCGGGCCGTGCGCCGGATTGGCGAGAACTACCGAATCCCCATGATCGCCGTGGCCCACGCGGGCGATGGCAACCTGCACCCCCTGGTCCCCTACAACCCCAAGGATGCAGACCAGATGCGCCGGATGAAGGCGGCCGACCGCGAGATCCTCGAGACCTGCGTGCGGCTCGGGGGCTCCATCACCGGCGAGCACGGTGTCGGGCTCGACAAGATCGGCAACCTGGAGCTCATGTTCGCAGAGGAGGACCTGGGGCTGATGCGCCACGTGAAGGCCGTCTTCGACCCCGAAGGCCGGATGAACCCGGGGAAGGCCATTCCCGCCGCCCGGGGGGCGGTTTGA
- a CDS encoding FAD-binding oxidoreductase codes for MTRPVTTPPGNSNADALERWVARLPASWQPDPHAWAREQGWPRTPAWVVRPPGTEGLREILKVGTEVAAAGPAGSPGRLAVAGSGSRLAWWPLPPGVGVLDTSALGGEPELDPGNLTLSLPAFTSWPQVASVLEGSGLAYPIQGAGDGSGTVGGHLAGRTSNALHLRYGPARDWLLGAEWITGGGQPSRVGAPVVKNVAGYDLAKLLVGSHGSLGVLLRVILRLRPAPPAEARAVVTGGDAAALAPMAHRLAARPGGPVGIEVLERLGEGPGPAHERAWREVAHALNAFGLPGGSGPLMLLYYQGFEGELAAERENLERLGWEHGLQVSWEERPGASQPTGAWRLLRAAGPASGLCLARLGVPARRAGELWQAVREAWGSRSEPGGSGFGLLLVEPASGVVRALGAPPHEGGWRRVRETAEGLGGYAVWEAAPLGRYESSAVPWEAWDEAVRRVFDPAGLLWAPRA; via the coding sequence ATGACCCGCCCCGTGACCACCCCTCCTGGGAACTCGAATGCAGACGCCCTGGAGCGGTGGGTTGCCCGGCTCCCGGCCTCGTGGCAGCCCGATCCGCACGCTTGGGCCCGGGAGCAGGGCTGGCCCCGCACCCCTGCGTGGGTGGTGCGCCCGCCCGGTACCGAAGGGCTGCGGGAGATCCTAAAGGTGGGCACCGAGGTCGCGGCCGCAGGGCCCGCAGGCTCCCCCGGGCGCCTGGCCGTGGCCGGATCGGGCTCCCGCCTGGCGTGGTGGCCCCTGCCGCCCGGCGTGGGCGTGCTGGACACCTCGGCCCTGGGCGGCGAGCCCGAGCTGGACCCGGGCAACCTGACCCTCTCCCTACCGGCCTTCACCTCCTGGCCCCAGGTGGCCTCGGTTCTGGAAGGCTCGGGCCTGGCCTACCCCATCCAGGGCGCCGGCGACGGCTCGGGGACGGTGGGCGGGCACCTGGCCGGCCGGACGTCCAACGCCCTGCACCTCCGCTACGGCCCGGCCCGGGACTGGCTCCTGGGGGCGGAGTGGATCACGGGCGGGGGCCAGCCCTCGCGGGTGGGTGCCCCCGTGGTGAAGAACGTGGCCGGCTACGACCTGGCCAAGCTGCTGGTGGGTTCGCATGGTTCGCTGGGGGTGCTGCTCCGGGTGATCCTCAGGCTCCGGCCCGCGCCCCCGGCCGAGGCCCGGGCGGTGGTGACGGGCGGAGACGCGGCCGCCCTCGCGCCCATGGCCCACCGCCTCGCCGCTCGGCCCGGCGGCCCCGTGGGGATCGAGGTGCTGGAACGGCTCGGCGAAGGTCCGGGTCCGGCACACGAACGGGCCTGGCGGGAGGTGGCACATGCGCTGAACGCCTTCGGGCTCCCCGGCGGGTCAGGGCCCCTGATGCTCCTCTACTACCAGGGATTCGAGGGCGAGCTGGCCGCGGAGCGGGAGAACCTGGAACGGCTGGGCTGGGAGCACGGCCTTCAGGTGTCGTGGGAAGAACGTCCTGGCGCCTCGCAACCCACGGGTGCCTGGAGGCTGCTGCGGGCTGCCGGACCGGCCTCCGGCCTCTGCCTGGCTCGGCTGGGTGTGCCGGCGCGAAGGGCAGGCGAGCTCTGGCAGGCCGTGCGGGAGGCATGGGGATCCAGGAGTGAGCCCGGCGGAAGCGGGTTCGGGCTCCTGCTGGTGGAGCCCGCTTCCGGGGTCGTGCGGGCCCTGGGGGCCCCGCCGCACGAGGGTGGCTGGCGGCGGGTCCGGGAGACCGCGGAGGGTCTGGGCGGGTACGCCGTCTGGGAGGCGGCTCCCCTGGGCCGCTATGAATCCTCGGCCGTCCCCTGGGAGGCGTGGGACGAGGCGGTACGGCGGGTCTTCGATCCTGCCGGCCTGCTGTGGGCGCCCCGTGCGTGA
- a CDS encoding (Fe-S)-binding protein, with protein sequence MAADRGLLAQEGRAEVVVTSPEIRPFFGQETLDQLNRCNKCGFCLPACPTYVHLGREPASPRGRLAMVEEVLEGHMEPGWAVGDQMDLCLGCRACESACPSGVQFGQVLEAARAAVAARGEWAPENSGLRRLLLEKLVTHPRRLALGASLLWLYQASGLRRLVRALGLLRLLPKHLGDLEPMLPRVPAPWARPPRARPAPGEPPLTPGALGPEGERPQAALFLGCLQDALFPSTNARIGQALQAMGVTVETPTGQGCCGALHAHAGRPEEARRLARANIEAFERSGARWIVNGAGGCGAMLKEYPHLLEEDPEWRPRAEAFSRRARDVSELLVELGARRVLRQGLQDGEAGGPQEAGRPPAEPSAEGDRSRGPGAASKRPLRVTYQDSCHLRHGQGVWREPRELLRSLPGVEYVELPGADRCCGSAGTYTFTRPEMSLLLLDEKMEAVRRTGADVVVTANPGCFMQMQLGVERAGLSDRVRVAHVADLVAETLGGKEASARTWTVPTRQACP encoded by the coding sequence TTGGCAGCGGACCGAGGGCTCCTCGCCCAGGAAGGGCGGGCGGAGGTCGTCGTGACATCGCCCGAGATCCGGCCCTTCTTCGGGCAGGAGACCCTGGACCAGCTCAACCGGTGCAACAAGTGCGGGTTCTGCCTGCCCGCCTGCCCCACCTACGTTCACCTGGGCCGGGAGCCTGCCTCTCCCCGGGGACGCCTGGCCATGGTGGAGGAGGTTCTAGAGGGGCATATGGAGCCGGGGTGGGCCGTGGGCGACCAGATGGACCTCTGCCTGGGCTGCCGGGCCTGCGAGTCGGCCTGCCCCTCGGGTGTCCAGTTCGGGCAGGTGCTGGAGGCGGCCCGGGCGGCCGTGGCGGCCCGGGGCGAGTGGGCTCCGGAGAACTCGGGCCTTCGGCGGCTGCTCCTGGAGAAGCTGGTCACCCACCCGAGGCGCCTGGCCCTGGGTGCTTCCTTGCTCTGGCTCTACCAGGCGAGCGGCCTGCGGCGCCTGGTGCGGGCCCTGGGCCTCTTGCGCCTCCTGCCGAAGCACCTGGGCGATCTGGAGCCTATGCTGCCCAGGGTGCCGGCGCCCTGGGCCCGACCCCCCAGAGCCCGCCCGGCGCCAGGCGAACCGCCGCTGACCCCCGGCGCGCTGGGTCCCGAAGGGGAACGGCCGCAGGCGGCCCTCTTCCTGGGGTGCCTCCAGGACGCACTCTTCCCCAGCACCAACGCCCGGATCGGGCAGGCGCTGCAGGCCATGGGCGTCACGGTGGAGACGCCCACCGGTCAAGGATGCTGCGGCGCCCTGCACGCCCACGCGGGTCGCCCCGAGGAGGCCCGGAGGCTGGCCCGGGCCAACATCGAGGCCTTCGAGCGCTCCGGCGCCCGGTGGATCGTGAACGGGGCAGGCGGGTGCGGGGCCATGCTGAAGGAGTACCCACACCTCCTCGAAGAGGACCCCGAGTGGCGGCCCCGGGCCGAGGCGTTCAGCCGCCGCGCTCGCGACGTGAGCGAACTCCTGGTGGAGCTGGGTGCCCGCCGCGTCCTGCGGCAGGGCCTGCAGGACGGCGAGGCCGGCGGGCCGCAGGAGGCGGGGCGGCCGCCGGCCGAGCCGTCGGCAGAGGGCGACCGCTCCCGTGGCCCGGGGGCGGCTTCCAAGCGGCCCTTGCGCGTGACGTACCAGGATTCCTGCCACCTCCGCCACGGGCAGGGGGTGTGGCGGGAGCCCCGGGAGCTCTTGCGGAGCCTGCCCGGAGTTGAGTACGTGGAGCTTCCCGGGGCCGACCGTTGCTGCGGTTCTGCGGGCACCTACACCTTCACGCGGCCGGAGATGTCGCTCCTGCTCCTGGACGAGAAAATGGAAGCGGTCCGGCGGACCGGAGCGGACGTGGTGGTCACCGCCAACCCGGGATGCTTCATGCAGATGCAGCTGGGCGTCGAGAGGGCCGGGCTTTCGGACCGGGTTCGCGTGGCCCACGTGGCCGACCTGGTGGCCGAGACCCTGGGGGGTAAGGAGGCGTCCGCACGGACGTGGACCGTTCCGACGAGGCAGGCGTGCCCGTAA
- a CDS encoding MFS transporter, whose product MDRSDEAGVPVTPVTEEESGGPSSRRWYVLVGATAQQAGLTVVRFGLPALAPFMRTALGLSLTQVGMLLASFDLGALVGFLPTGMLTSRRGERWVLTAGALITGLLTLAAARGGGFLWIIAALFLAGFGYPSSQTAGSQAVMLAFPARGRGLAMGIRQAGLPIGGLMAALALPGLAGTRGWPPALAAAAGLALLSGAVAWLALGSTAPTSGKGSAAPGGDPPRFADLARNRTLWIGTVMACLFGVAQFSLLGYLPLYLVDRFHWTAKGAAQLLILVHAGGIAGRLLWGHVSDRLFGARRQPVLLLLAGAGVLVAAVLVAWPRLVGLLGAAAPAATAGLALAGGLVFLGWNGLYVTTVSEAVGARGSALGLALSMTALYVSTMGTPLLFGAAVDRTGSYGLAWAMTGVAQGLALATGLLLHERLPAGAREGAGATVGERGR is encoded by the coding sequence GTGGACCGTTCCGACGAGGCAGGCGTGCCCGTAACACCCGTAACAGAGGAAGAATCCGGTGGACCTTCGAGCCGCCGGTGGTACGTGCTCGTGGGGGCGACCGCCCAACAGGCCGGGCTGACCGTGGTTCGGTTCGGCCTTCCAGCACTGGCGCCCTTCATGCGGACCGCTCTGGGGCTCTCCCTGACGCAGGTGGGGATGCTCCTGGCCAGCTTCGACCTGGGGGCGCTGGTGGGCTTCCTTCCCACAGGAATGCTCACCTCCCGGCGCGGCGAGCGCTGGGTCCTCACCGCGGGGGCTCTGATCACCGGACTCCTCACCCTGGCGGCGGCGCGGGGCGGCGGCTTCCTCTGGATCATCGCCGCCCTCTTCCTGGCGGGCTTCGGGTATCCGAGCAGCCAGACCGCGGGGAGCCAGGCGGTGATGCTGGCCTTCCCGGCCCGGGGCCGAGGGCTCGCCATGGGCATCCGCCAGGCTGGCCTGCCCATCGGCGGGCTGATGGCCGCGCTGGCCCTCCCGGGCCTTGCCGGCACCCGGGGCTGGCCACCGGCTCTCGCGGCCGCAGCGGGGCTGGCGCTCCTCTCGGGGGCGGTCGCCTGGCTCGCTCTCGGGAGCACGGCGCCCACCTCCGGCAAAGGGAGCGCCGCTCCCGGCGGGGATCCCCCCAGGTTCGCAGACCTGGCCCGCAACCGCACCCTCTGGATCGGAACCGTGATGGCCTGTCTCTTCGGGGTCGCCCAGTTCAGCCTGCTGGGCTACCTCCCCCTCTACCTGGTGGACCGTTTCCACTGGACCGCGAAGGGGGCCGCCCAGCTCCTCATTCTGGTCCACGCCGGCGGAATCGCGGGGCGCCTGCTCTGGGGCCACGTGTCGGACCGCCTCTTCGGCGCCCGGCGCCAGCCCGTGCTCCTGCTGCTGGCGGGGGCGGGCGTGCTGGTGGCTGCCGTCCTCGTCGCCTGGCCGAGGCTCGTCGGGCTCCTGGGCGCAGCGGCACCCGCGGCGACCGCGGGGCTGGCCCTGGCAGGCGGGCTGGTCTTCCTGGGGTGGAACGGGCTCTACGTGACCACCGTCTCCGAAGCCGTGGGTGCCCGGGGCTCGGCCCTGGGCCTGGCCCTCTCCATGACCGCGCTCTACGTGAGTACCATGGGCACCCCCCTCCTCTTCGGCGCCGCCGTCGACCGTACGGGCTCCTACGGCCTTGCGTGGGCCATGACCGGCGTCGCTCAAGGCCTGGCGCTGGCCACAGGGCTTCTCCTGCACGAGCGGCTGCCTGCGGGGGCCCGCGAGGGTGCGGGCGCGACGGTGGGGGAACGCGGGCGCTGA
- the selD gene encoding selenide, water dikinase SelD, giving the protein MSSKAGUASKLNPEDLVQVLRGLPRLADPNLLVGNEMMDDAAVYRLDETRALVQTVDFFTPIVDDPDLFGRIAAANALSDVYAMGGRPLTALALVGFPISKLPLDVLKAIMTGGADVLREAECALVGGHTIDDPEPKFGLAVTGLVSPEHFLSNGGARPGDDLVLTKPIGTGLISTAVKRDGCPPEAEEAAVKAMTSLNRAASEAALAVGVDACTDVTGFGLLGHLYEMVTASGVAAEVSAEAVPLLPHVEELARRGFVPGGTWANQQYLRDKVAFDARVDGLLRIVLVDAMTSGGLLLAVRPERTQGLLAALRERGIEEAQVIGRVLDGASVPVTVR; this is encoded by the coding sequence ATGAGCTCCAAGGCCGGCTGAGCCTCCAAGCTGAACCCTGAGGACCTGGTCCAGGTCCTGCGAGGCCTGCCCCGGCTGGCCGATCCGAACCTGCTGGTGGGGAACGAGATGATGGACGACGCCGCCGTCTATCGCCTCGACGAGACGCGCGCGCTCGTTCAGACCGTCGACTTTTTCACCCCCATCGTGGATGACCCCGACCTGTTCGGGCGCATCGCCGCCGCCAATGCCCTGAGCGACGTCTACGCGATGGGGGGCCGACCCCTGACCGCCCTGGCGCTGGTCGGGTTCCCTATCTCCAAGCTCCCCCTGGACGTGCTGAAGGCCATCATGACCGGGGGGGCGGACGTGCTCCGGGAGGCGGAGTGCGCCCTGGTGGGCGGGCATACCATCGACGACCCTGAGCCCAAGTTCGGCCTGGCCGTCACCGGGCTGGTCTCGCCGGAGCACTTCCTCAGCAACGGCGGGGCCCGTCCCGGGGACGATCTGGTGCTTACCAAGCCCATCGGCACAGGGTTGATCTCCACGGCCGTCAAGCGGGACGGATGCCCGCCCGAGGCGGAGGAGGCCGCAGTGAAGGCCATGACCAGCCTGAACCGCGCAGCCTCGGAGGCGGCCCTGGCCGTGGGGGTCGATGCGTGCACCGATGTGACGGGCTTCGGCCTGCTGGGCCACCTCTACGAGATGGTGACCGCCAGCGGCGTGGCCGCGGAGGTGTCGGCGGAGGCCGTACCCCTCCTGCCCCATGTGGAGGAACTGGCCCGCCGCGGCTTCGTCCCCGGCGGCACCTGGGCGAATCAGCAGTACCTGAGGGACAAGGTGGCCTTCGATGCCCGGGTGGACGGACTCCTCCGCATCGTCCTGGTCGACGCCATGACCTCAGGCGGCCTCCTGCTGGCGGTGCGCCCGGAAAGGACCCAAGGCCTCCTGGCCGCCCTGAGAGAGCGGGGCATTGAGGAAGCCCAGGTGATCGGACGGGTTCTGGATGGGGCGTCCGTACCCGTCACTGTCAGATGA
- a CDS encoding UGSC family (seleno)protein produces the protein MNVTKVVGLGVLTAAGAMLLAGGVAGAQSNVMTWQLVNPEGVVAIEPVNIAERIDTLEGKTVGLKWNGKPNGNLFLDRIAELLEENVEGVNIIKFYEVEPSTVPQSAGDADAERKADIIARYHPDIVIGSQCDUGSCTSWLVGDQLAVEKRGIPTVTIATSEFIDLARATMVSMGAPDMAFVMVPHPVGMITEDEVVEKADAAFPEILKTATCWRPSRTEIPDLGKPPYPADVFEFRGTYAQVNELFLNQGWSLGLPIVPPTVDRVQEMLTGTSHAASEVVWDGVPPRMGTLTVELVAALGVMAGCTPEHMPLLLAVVEALASPEYNWRAQTTTTHPVAPLVLVNGPIRHEVGVASGAGAAGGGHLTNVCVGYFINLLGDVVGGSKAPDPDKTDQGWAGNIVATVVGENEEANPWQPYHVEMGFMAADSVVTVAGGSPPGNNSDHSSTHARDLVENLAVTVAGQRAGLGCLRDVDGFLLLTPEHAATIAHDGWGKDDIRRGLWEYARYPYRLYPGKPGGKSAPPFTCDPPQEWGAVSDETPVPPMDAPESIHIAVVGGPGKHSQYWDGQFAPPVSVLVDKWR, from the coding sequence ATGAACGTCACAAAAGTCGTTGGGCTCGGAGTGCTCACGGCCGCAGGCGCAATGCTATTGGCCGGTGGAGTTGCAGGTGCTCAGTCGAACGTGATGACATGGCAACTCGTGAACCCAGAGGGCGTTGTAGCCATCGAACCGGTGAACATCGCAGAACGAATCGACACACTGGAAGGCAAGACCGTGGGACTCAAGTGGAACGGTAAGCCCAACGGCAACCTGTTCCTCGACCGTATCGCCGAGTTACTGGAAGAGAATGTGGAGGGCGTCAACATCATCAAGTTTTACGAAGTAGAGCCGAGTACCGTACCGCAGAGTGCCGGAGACGCCGATGCTGAACGAAAGGCAGACATCATTGCACGCTATCATCCGGATATCGTGATCGGCTCGCAGTGCGATTGAGGGTCTTGCACCTCATGGCTGGTCGGTGACCAGCTAGCTGTCGAGAAGAGGGGCATCCCGACCGTTACCATCGCGACATCGGAGTTCATCGATCTGGCAAGGGCCACCATGGTAAGCATGGGGGCACCTGACATGGCGTTCGTCATGGTCCCGCACCCTGTGGGCATGATCACCGAGGACGAAGTCGTGGAGAAGGCGGATGCAGCATTCCCGGAGATTCTGAAAACAGCTACCTGCTGGCGTCCGAGTCGTACGGAGATCCCTGATCTGGGGAAGCCTCCGTACCCGGCCGACGTGTTCGAGTTCCGCGGAACCTATGCCCAGGTAAATGAGCTCTTCCTCAACCAGGGATGGTCGCTGGGTCTTCCCATCGTACCTCCTACCGTAGACCGCGTCCAGGAGATGCTCACGGGCACCAGTCACGCGGCGAGCGAGGTAGTGTGGGACGGCGTTCCACCCCGAATGGGTACTCTCACAGTCGAACTGGTTGCGGCCCTTGGTGTCATGGCCGGTTGCACGCCGGAGCACATGCCGCTCCTGCTGGCCGTCGTCGAAGCGCTGGCCTCGCCCGAGTACAACTGGCGGGCGCAGACGACCACCACCCACCCGGTCGCGCCGCTGGTGCTGGTGAATGGCCCAATTCGTCACGAAGTCGGGGTGGCCTCTGGCGCTGGCGCAGCCGGCGGGGGGCATCTGACCAACGTATGCGTTGGGTACTTCATCAACCTGTTGGGCGACGTCGTTGGCGGATCGAAGGCGCCTGATCCAGACAAGACCGACCAAGGTTGGGCCGGCAATATCGTAGCCACGGTGGTCGGGGAAAACGAGGAAGCCAACCCATGGCAGCCGTATCACGTCGAGATGGGCTTCATGGCGGCCGACAGTGTCGTGACTGTGGCGGGCGGCTCACCTCCAGGAAACAACTCGGACCATTCCAGCACCCATGCCAGGGACCTGGTGGAGAATCTGGCGGTGACCGTGGCCGGGCAGCGGGCCGGCCTGGGGTGCCTGCGGGATGTCGATGGCTTCTTGCTGTTGACGCCGGAGCACGCGGCGACCATCGCGCATGACGGATGGGGAAAGGACGACATCCGGCGGGGTCTATGGGAATACGCACGTTACCCATATCGTCTCTATCCCGGAAAGCCGGGAGGCAAGTCAGCGCCACCTTTCACCTGCGACCCACCGCAGGAGTGGGGCGCGGTAAGCGACGAAACGCCGGTACCGCCGATGGACGCGCCTGAGAGTATCCACATCGCGGTGGTCGGCGGGCCTGGCAAGCACTCCCAGTACTGGGATGGCCAGTTTGCACCGCCGGTATCGGTGCTCGTGGACAAGTGGCGCTAG
- a CDS encoding bifunctional UDP-sugar hydrolase/5'-nucleotidase, translating into MAVLSVALCLLAFPEPDAGAQGAVLVGTVAVGGQVEPYQSMSGDELGGLAHRIGYLNALANAGSKPLFVDAGGGFFADATVAQLTPDPSIMTAMFIAKMYEEMRAVAVNVGPSDLAFGLDFLEELVATYETPFVSANLTSTSGTAVFDPYRMVSVDGVNVLVTGLWTSTEGSAISRATGYQAVVQDPARALRSVIQSAGGQADWIVLMSQLSPSEELSIAQAFPTVDLILSAPSGGSDPGEESVGDVRILRIPPRGGAVGTFDLEEERGEIVWLDTAEVAADPESARTVEEFLVELHEKCGC; encoded by the coding sequence ATGGCCGTCCTCTCGGTTGCACTCTGTCTCCTGGCGTTTCCGGAGCCGGATGCTGGGGCTCAGGGAGCGGTGCTTGTCGGGACAGTGGCCGTCGGAGGACAGGTGGAACCGTATCAAAGTATGTCTGGTGACGAGCTCGGTGGGTTGGCCCACCGTATCGGGTACCTGAATGCGCTCGCGAACGCGGGTTCGAAGCCTCTCTTCGTCGACGCGGGGGGCGGGTTCTTTGCGGATGCAACAGTGGCCCAACTCACGCCCGACCCGTCCATCATGACGGCCATGTTCATCGCGAAGATGTACGAGGAGATGCGAGCGGTGGCCGTCAATGTGGGACCCTCGGACTTGGCGTTCGGGCTTGACTTCTTGGAGGAGCTCGTGGCCACCTACGAGACGCCGTTCGTTTCGGCCAACCTGACGTCGACGTCAGGGACCGCTGTCTTCGATCCTTATCGGATGGTTTCCGTGGACGGTGTCAACGTCCTCGTGACCGGACTGTGGACCAGCACGGAAGGGTCAGCGATTTCGCGGGCCACGGGCTACCAGGCCGTGGTGCAAGATCCTGCTCGGGCACTGCGGTCTGTCATCCAGTCGGCAGGAGGACAGGCGGACTGGATCGTTCTCATGTCACAACTGTCACCCAGCGAGGAGCTCTCGATCGCGCAGGCGTTTCCCACCGTTGACCTCATCCTGAGCGCACCGAGTGGCGGGAGCGATCCGGGTGAGGAGTCCGTCGGCGACGTCAGGATCCTCAGGATTCCACCTCGGGGCGGCGCCGTCGGTACCTTCGATCTGGAAGAGGAGCGCGGCGAGATCGTATGGCTGGATACAGCCGAGGTTGCCGCGGACCCGGAGTCGGCGCGTACCGTCGAGGAATTCCTGGTGGAGCTCCACGAGAAGTGCGGGTGTTGA